A DNA window from Corallococcus caeni contains the following coding sequences:
- a CDS encoding amino acid adenylation domain-containing protein, translating to MSSDADKRIAALSPEKRALLLKQLRQQQQQQGARPARAPAIARRPRDGSPLPLSFAQQRLWFLDQLEPDSALYNIPLAIELKGELKLEALEQAFTALQERHESLRTTFRTVEGTPVQVIAPPSPVTLEVADLRGVAGPERQDELSRRVREESLRPFHLGRGPLVRASLVRTGDEEHVLLVTMHHAISDGWSMGVVIRELASLYDAYLHGRPSPLPPLELQYPDYAAWQREWLQGETLKAQLDWWKQQLEGAPDVIALPTDRPRPAIQSSRGAKHFVQLPRAVSEALKALGQKEGATPFMTLLAAWQVLLARYTGQDDISVGTPIAGRNRAELEGLIGFFINTLVLRAKVKAGMTFRQVLAHVREQALGAYAHQEVPFEKLVDLLQPVRTLSHSPLFQVMFSLQNAPVSELVLPDVALRTLRVEAQTTKFELTLSLSDTAEGFSGSIEYNTDLFDAGTVERMAGHLEVLLEAIAKNPDTKVAQLPLLTEAERRQQVLGWNATRTAFPREKCVHTLVTEQVERTPDAVALDFGGEQRTFRQVEARANQLAQRLVKQGVKRGSRVGLCVERGVGMVEGMLGILKAGGAYVPLDAGYPRERLAFMVEDAGVEVLVTQASQRGALPEGRYQVVVLDDGALDAEPMQAPENQVDATDPAYVIYTSGSTGRPKGVWVPHRAIVRLLVETNFIQLTAEDRIAQVSNASFDAATFEIWGVLLHGGRLVGVAKDVALSPAAFAAYLRDERISTLFVTSALFNQLVAQSAETFQTVRQLHVGGDAVDPGAARAVLARGAPGKFVNAYGPTESTTFAAWHHVKEVAEGATAVPIGRPLSNTELYVLDAELQPVPVGVLGELYIGGDGLALGYLGRPELTAEKFVPHPFRTEAGARLYRTGDQVKQLPDGSVVFLGRLDSQVKVRGFRIELGEVESALGQCKGVAENTVIAREDSPGIKRLVAYVGAPEAMRPTVDALRAELKTRLPEYMVPAAFVMLESLPLTPNGKVDRKALPAPQGDRQDSGKAYVAPRTPEEEKLAAIWASVLGLEKVGIHDNFFALGGDSIISIQIISRANQAGLRLMAKQLFQHQTVAELAQVATAALASQAEQGVVRGPVPLTPIQHWFFERDIPQPHHFNQAVMIEARQRVDAGLLEKALARLVEHHDALRLRYVRGEAGWTQENAGLEQPVSLRRLDVSAHAGDEEAQRRAIQAAATDLHKSLRLDEGLLLRALLVERGAGHTERLLLVVHHLAVDGVSWRVLLEDLNTAYTQLRRGVPVSLPSKTTSFQEWARKLEAHARGPAMASELAFWLEGAREVKPLPVDHQGLNTLASANSVRAVLETEETRALLQEVPTAYRAHINDVLLAALTQALAGWTGERRARIHLEGHGREELFADADISRTVGWFTSVYPVLLEVPEGGTPGDGLRAVRDTLRRLPNKGLGYGLVRYLRDADDAAKLKAVPAAQVAFNYLGQFDAMAAGESMFGLAKEPAGPGQGEGGLRTALLEVNGLVINGRLELSWTYSEAVHARATVEALAESFLKSLRTLIANRETQDARRYTPADFPLARLDVPGLAKLHAASPDLDDVYPLSPLQQGMLFHALLEPTSGMYCEQMAWSFHGTVNLPVMRRAWELLVERNAILRTSFVWDGLSEPLQVVHASAELPWRELDWRGLSQAEQQDLFQQYLADDRARGHDVTRAPLMRLTVVRMDDHVLRCLWSIHHLLLDGWSMSLLIQELFSLYRALDQGQSVPRERAVPYREFIAWLQRQDGTRLEAFWKRELAGIHAPTPLPGDERAALARTQHQDHAEKSIRLSAASTTAVDAFVKRHQLTLNTLVQAAWALVLARHSGEQDVVLGATVSGRPSDLPGVERMTGLFINTLPVRVRVPAQEQIVPWLRQLQAQQLELRQYEHSPLVRVQGYSQVPRGTPLFQSLFVFENYPIDSTLSQRASVLEVRDVQGSERSNFPLTASSSPSRELLLKLAYDTPRFEAEGIGRLLEQWRRAVEGLVAGETGRLWEVGVLSAEEKQRVLVEWNQTASDYPREASIVDVFASQVARRPDAVALEAGEEQLTYAQLDAKANQLAHLLKAHGVGPESRVALCLERGVELVVALVAILKAGGAYVPLEADYPRERLAYMLKEAGARVLVTTRTLGERLPTDGLDVVRLEEAREELARQPKHAPASGVGSRNVAYVDFTSGSTGKPKGVCTEHGGVLRTVLKANYARWTKEDTFLLLAPVSFDASTLEVWGPLLSGAKLVVYPPVPVGDVKELEGVLKRHGVTVLHLTAGLFTQMVDGNLEGLRGVKQLLTGGDVVSAPHVKRALETLGVTVTACYGPTEGTLFTSCHRMETVEDVGTVVPIGRPIGDTQVYVLDGQWQPVPVGVVGELYAAGDGLARGYLGQPGLTAQAFLPNPYGPAGSRMYRTGDLARWRADGVLEFQGRADTQVKVRGFRVELGEVEAALAQCEGVRECVVVAKGQGAGTKRLVAYVAGEGLDVA from the coding sequence ATGAGCAGTGACGCCGACAAGCGCATCGCAGCCCTGTCCCCCGAGAAGCGCGCCCTGCTGCTCAAGCAGCTGCGCCAGCAGCAGCAGCAACAGGGGGCCCGTCCCGCGCGTGCACCGGCCATCGCCCGCCGTCCGCGTGACGGCTCGCCGTTGCCGCTGTCCTTCGCCCAGCAGCGCCTGTGGTTCCTGGATCAGCTGGAGCCGGACAGCGCGCTCTACAACATCCCCCTGGCCATCGAGCTGAAGGGCGAGCTGAAGCTGGAGGCGCTGGAGCAGGCGTTCACCGCGCTCCAGGAGCGCCACGAATCCCTGCGCACGACCTTCCGCACCGTGGAGGGCACGCCCGTCCAGGTCATCGCGCCGCCGTCGCCGGTGACGCTGGAGGTCGCGGACCTGCGCGGCGTGGCCGGCCCCGAACGCCAGGACGAGCTGTCGCGCCGGGTGCGCGAGGAGTCGCTGCGGCCCTTCCACCTGGGCCGGGGGCCGCTGGTGCGCGCGTCGCTGGTGCGCACGGGCGACGAGGAGCACGTGCTGCTCGTGACCATGCACCACGCCATCTCCGACGGCTGGTCCATGGGCGTGGTCATCCGCGAGCTGGCGTCGCTCTACGACGCCTACCTCCACGGGCGCCCGTCACCGCTGCCGCCGCTGGAGCTCCAGTACCCGGACTACGCCGCGTGGCAGCGCGAGTGGCTCCAGGGCGAGACGCTGAAGGCGCAGCTCGACTGGTGGAAGCAGCAGCTGGAGGGCGCGCCGGACGTCATCGCGCTGCCCACGGACCGGCCGCGTCCGGCCATCCAGAGCTCGCGGGGCGCGAAGCACTTCGTGCAGCTGCCGCGCGCCGTGTCGGAGGCGCTGAAGGCGCTGGGCCAGAAGGAGGGCGCCACGCCCTTCATGACGCTGCTGGCGGCGTGGCAGGTGCTGCTGGCGCGCTACACCGGCCAGGACGACATCAGCGTGGGCACGCCCATCGCGGGCCGCAACCGCGCGGAGTTGGAAGGCCTCATCGGCTTCTTCATCAACACGCTCGTGCTGCGCGCGAAGGTGAAGGCGGGGATGACCTTCCGCCAGGTGCTCGCGCACGTGCGGGAGCAGGCGCTGGGCGCGTACGCGCACCAGGAGGTGCCCTTCGAGAAGCTGGTGGACCTGCTCCAGCCGGTGCGCACGCTCAGCCACTCGCCGCTGTTCCAGGTGATGTTCAGCCTGCAGAACGCGCCGGTGTCGGAGCTGGTGCTGCCGGACGTGGCGCTGCGCACGCTGCGCGTGGAGGCGCAGACGACGAAGTTCGAGCTGACGCTGTCGCTGTCGGACACGGCGGAGGGGTTCTCCGGGTCGATTGAGTACAACACGGACCTGTTCGACGCGGGGACGGTGGAGCGGATGGCGGGGCACCTGGAGGTGCTGCTGGAGGCCATCGCGAAGAACCCGGACACGAAGGTGGCGCAGTTGCCGCTGCTGACGGAAGCGGAGCGGCGGCAGCAGGTGCTGGGGTGGAACGCGACGCGCACGGCGTTCCCAAGGGAGAAGTGCGTCCACACGCTGGTGACGGAGCAGGTGGAGCGCACGCCGGACGCGGTGGCGCTGGACTTCGGAGGCGAGCAGCGGACGTTCCGCCAGGTGGAGGCGAGGGCGAACCAGCTGGCGCAGCGGCTGGTGAAGCAGGGCGTGAAGCGCGGGTCGCGGGTGGGGCTGTGCGTGGAGCGAGGGGTGGGGATGGTGGAGGGGATGCTGGGCATCCTCAAGGCGGGCGGGGCGTACGTGCCGCTGGACGCGGGCTACCCGCGAGAGCGGCTGGCGTTCATGGTGGAGGACGCCGGGGTGGAGGTGCTGGTGACGCAGGCGTCCCAGCGCGGGGCGCTGCCGGAAGGGCGCTACCAGGTGGTGGTGCTGGACGACGGCGCGCTGGACGCGGAGCCGATGCAGGCGCCCGAGAACCAGGTGGATGCGACGGACCCGGCGTACGTCATCTACACGTCTGGAAGCACGGGGCGTCCGAAGGGCGTGTGGGTGCCTCACCGGGCCATCGTGCGGCTGCTGGTGGAGACGAACTTCATCCAGTTGACGGCGGAGGACCGCATCGCGCAGGTGTCGAACGCGTCGTTCGACGCGGCGACGTTTGAAATCTGGGGCGTGCTGCTGCACGGCGGGCGGCTGGTGGGGGTGGCGAAGGACGTGGCGCTGTCGCCCGCGGCGTTCGCGGCGTACCTGCGCGACGAGCGGATCAGCACGTTGTTCGTGACGTCCGCGCTGTTCAACCAGTTGGTGGCGCAGTCGGCGGAGACGTTCCAGACGGTGCGGCAGCTGCACGTCGGCGGTGACGCCGTGGATCCGGGCGCGGCGCGGGCGGTGCTGGCGCGAGGGGCCCCGGGGAAGTTCGTCAACGCGTACGGCCCCACGGAGAGCACGACGTTCGCGGCGTGGCATCACGTGAAGGAAGTGGCGGAAGGCGCGACGGCGGTGCCCATCGGCAGGCCGCTGTCCAACACGGAGCTGTACGTCCTGGACGCCGAGCTTCAGCCCGTGCCCGTGGGCGTGCTCGGTGAGCTGTACATCGGCGGCGACGGCCTGGCGCTGGGCTACCTGGGACGGCCGGAGCTGACGGCGGAGAAGTTCGTGCCGCACCCGTTCCGCACGGAGGCGGGCGCGCGGCTGTACCGCACGGGCGACCAGGTGAAGCAGTTGCCGGACGGCAGCGTGGTGTTCCTGGGCCGGTTGGACTCGCAGGTGAAGGTGCGTGGGTTCCGCATCGAGCTGGGTGAGGTGGAGTCCGCGCTGGGCCAGTGCAAGGGCGTGGCAGAGAACACCGTCATCGCGCGTGAGGACTCGCCGGGCATCAAGCGGCTGGTGGCGTACGTGGGCGCTCCGGAGGCGATGCGGCCCACGGTGGACGCGCTGCGCGCGGAGCTGAAGACGCGGCTGCCGGAGTACATGGTGCCCGCGGCGTTCGTGATGCTGGAGTCGCTGCCGCTCACGCCCAACGGCAAGGTGGACCGCAAGGCCCTGCCCGCGCCGCAGGGGGACCGCCAGGACTCGGGCAAGGCCTACGTCGCGCCCCGGACGCCGGAGGAGGAGAAGCTCGCGGCCATCTGGGCGTCGGTGCTGGGCCTGGAGAAGGTGGGCATCCACGACAACTTCTTCGCCCTGGGCGGCGACTCCATCATCAGCATCCAGATCATCTCGCGCGCCAACCAGGCCGGCCTGCGACTGATGGCGAAGCAGCTCTTCCAGCACCAGACGGTAGCGGAGCTGGCCCAGGTGGCCACGGCGGCGCTGGCGTCGCAGGCGGAGCAGGGCGTGGTGCGCGGCCCGGTGCCGCTCACCCCCATCCAGCACTGGTTCTTCGAGCGGGACATCCCGCAGCCGCACCACTTCAACCAGGCGGTGATGATCGAAGCGCGGCAGCGCGTGGACGCCGGGCTGCTGGAGAAGGCGCTGGCGCGGCTGGTGGAGCACCACGACGCCCTGCGCCTGCGCTACGTGCGGGGTGAGGCCGGCTGGACGCAGGAGAACGCGGGCCTGGAGCAGCCGGTGTCGCTGCGGCGCCTGGACGTCTCCGCGCACGCGGGCGACGAGGAGGCCCAGCGCCGGGCCATCCAGGCCGCCGCGACGGACCTGCACAAGAGCCTGCGCCTGGACGAGGGGCTCCTGCTGCGCGCCCTGCTCGTCGAGCGCGGAGCGGGCCACACCGAGCGCCTGTTGCTCGTCGTGCACCACCTGGCGGTGGACGGCGTGTCGTGGCGCGTGCTGCTGGAGGACCTGAACACCGCCTACACCCAGCTGCGTCGCGGCGTGCCCGTGTCGCTCCCGTCGAAGACGACGTCGTTCCAGGAGTGGGCGCGCAAGCTGGAGGCGCACGCGCGCGGCCCGGCGATGGCGTCGGAGCTGGCGTTCTGGCTGGAGGGGGCCCGCGAGGTCAAGCCCCTGCCGGTGGACCACCAGGGTCTCAACACGCTCGCGTCCGCGAACAGCGTCCGCGCGGTGCTGGAGACGGAGGAGACGCGCGCCCTGTTGCAGGAGGTGCCGACCGCGTACCGGGCCCACATCAACGACGTGCTCCTGGCGGCGCTGACGCAGGCCCTGGCCGGCTGGACCGGCGAGCGGCGGGCGCGCATCCACCTGGAGGGCCACGGCCGCGAAGAGCTGTTCGCGGACGCGGACATCTCCCGCACGGTGGGCTGGTTCACGTCCGTCTACCCGGTGCTGCTGGAGGTGCCCGAAGGCGGCACCCCGGGTGACGGCCTGCGCGCGGTGCGCGACACGCTGCGGCGGCTGCCCAACAAGGGCCTGGGCTACGGGCTCGTGCGCTACCTGCGCGACGCGGACGACGCCGCGAAGCTCAAGGCGGTGCCCGCCGCGCAGGTGGCCTTCAACTACCTGGGCCAGTTCGACGCGATGGCGGCCGGCGAGTCGATGTTCGGTCTCGCGAAGGAGCCTGCGGGCCCGGGCCAGGGCGAAGGCGGCCTGCGCACGGCGCTCCTGGAGGTGAACGGCCTGGTCATCAACGGCCGGCTGGAGCTGTCCTGGACGTACAGCGAGGCCGTGCACGCGCGCGCCACGGTGGAGGCGCTGGCGGAGTCGTTCCTCAAGTCCCTGCGCACGCTGATCGCGAACCGCGAGACGCAGGACGCGCGCCGCTACACGCCCGCGGACTTCCCGCTGGCCCGGCTGGACGTGCCGGGGCTCGCGAAGCTGCACGCGGCGTCGCCGGACCTGGATGACGTGTATCCGCTGTCCCCGCTCCAGCAGGGCATGCTCTTCCACGCGCTGCTGGAGCCCACGTCGGGCATGTACTGCGAGCAGATGGCGTGGAGCTTCCACGGCACCGTCAACCTGCCGGTGATGCGGCGGGCGTGGGAGCTGCTCGTGGAGCGCAACGCCATCCTGCGCACGTCCTTCGTGTGGGACGGGCTGTCGGAGCCGTTGCAGGTGGTGCACGCGTCGGCGGAGCTGCCGTGGCGCGAGCTGGACTGGCGCGGCCTGTCGCAGGCGGAGCAGCAGGACCTGTTCCAGCAGTACCTCGCGGACGACCGCGCGCGAGGCCATGACGTGACGCGCGCGCCGCTCATGCGGCTGACCGTCGTCCGCATGGATGACCACGTGCTGCGCTGCCTCTGGAGCATCCACCACCTGCTGCTGGACGGCTGGAGCATGTCGCTCCTCATCCAGGAGCTGTTCTCGCTCTACCGCGCCTTGGACCAGGGCCAGTCGGTGCCGAGGGAGCGCGCGGTCCCGTACCGCGAGTTCATCGCGTGGCTGCAACGGCAGGACGGCACGCGGCTGGAGGCGTTCTGGAAGCGGGAGCTCGCGGGCATCCACGCGCCCACGCCGCTGCCGGGGGATGAGCGCGCGGCCCTGGCGCGGACGCAGCATCAGGACCACGCGGAGAAGTCGATCCGCCTGTCTGCCGCGTCGACCACGGCGGTGGACGCCTTCGTGAAGCGCCACCAGCTCACGCTGAACACGCTGGTGCAGGCCGCCTGGGCGCTGGTGCTCGCGCGCCACAGCGGCGAGCAGGACGTGGTGCTGGGCGCCACGGTGTCCGGGCGTCCGTCCGACCTCCCGGGCGTGGAGCGGATGACGGGCCTCTTCATCAACACGCTGCCGGTGCGCGTGCGCGTGCCCGCGCAGGAGCAGATCGTCCCGTGGCTGCGCCAGCTCCAGGCACAGCAACTGGAGCTGCGTCAGTACGAGCACAGCCCGCTGGTGCGCGTGCAGGGCTACAGCCAGGTGCCGCGAGGCACGCCGCTGTTCCAGAGCCTCTTCGTCTTCGAGAACTACCCCATCGACTCGACGCTGAGCCAACGCGCGAGCGTGCTGGAGGTGCGCGACGTCCAGGGCAGTGAGCGCAGCAACTTCCCGCTGACCGCGTCGTCCAGCCCCAGCCGCGAGCTGCTGCTGAAGCTGGCGTACGACACGCCGCGGTTCGAGGCGGAAGGGATTGGGCGGCTACTGGAGCAGTGGCGCCGTGCGGTGGAAGGACTGGTGGCGGGGGAGACGGGGCGGCTGTGGGAAGTCGGGGTGCTGTCGGCGGAGGAGAAGCAGCGCGTGCTGGTGGAGTGGAACCAGACGGCGAGCGACTATCCGCGCGAAGCGAGCATCGTGGACGTCTTCGCGTCGCAGGTGGCGCGTCGTCCGGACGCGGTGGCGCTGGAGGCGGGCGAGGAGCAGTTGACGTACGCGCAGTTGGACGCGAAGGCGAACCAGCTGGCGCATCTGCTGAAGGCGCATGGCGTGGGCCCGGAGTCGAGGGTGGCGCTGTGCCTGGAGCGCGGCGTGGAGTTGGTGGTGGCGCTGGTGGCCATCCTGAAGGCGGGCGGGGCGTACGTGCCGCTGGAGGCGGACTACCCGCGCGAACGCCTGGCCTACATGCTGAAGGAGGCCGGAGCGCGCGTGCTGGTGACGACGCGGACGCTGGGAGAGCGACTGCCCACGGACGGGCTGGACGTGGTGAGGCTGGAGGAGGCGCGCGAGGAGCTTGCCCGCCAGCCGAAGCATGCGCCGGCAAGCGGCGTGGGAAGCCGCAACGTCGCGTACGTGGACTTCACGTCGGGAAGCACGGGCAAGCCGAAGGGCGTGTGCACGGAGCACGGAGGCGTGCTGCGCACGGTGCTGAAGGCGAACTACGCGAGGTGGACGAAAGAGGACACCTTCCTGCTGCTGGCGCCTGTGTCCTTCGACGCGTCGACGCTGGAGGTATGGGGCCCGCTGCTGAGCGGAGCGAAGCTGGTGGTGTACCCGCCGGTGCCGGTGGGGGACGTGAAGGAATTGGAAGGGGTGCTGAAGCGGCACGGGGTGACGGTGCTGCACCTGACGGCGGGCCTCTTCACGCAGATGGTGGACGGCAACCTGGAGGGGCTGCGTGGGGTGAAGCAGCTGCTGACAGGCGGTGACGTCGTTTCCGCGCCGCACGTGAAGCGGGCGCTGGAGACGCTGGGCGTGACGGTGACGGCCTGCTACGGGCCGACGGAAGGGACGCTCTTCACCTCGTGCCACCGCATGGAGACGGTGGAGGACGTGGGCACGGTGGTGCCCATTGGGCGGCCCATTGGCGACACGCAGGTGTACGTGCTGGACGGGCAGTGGCAGCCGGTGCCGGTGGGCGTGGTGGGGGAGTTGTACGCGGCGGGTGACGGCCTGGCGCGAGGCTACCTGGGCCAGCCGGGGCTGACGGCGCAGGCCTTCCTGCCCAACCCGTACGGGCCCGCGGGCAGCCGCATGTACCGCACGGGGGATTTGGCGCGGTGGCGAGCGGACGGGGTGCTGGAATTCCAGGGCCGCGCGGACACGCAGGTGAAGGTGCGTGGCTTCCGGGTGGAGCTGGGTGAAGTGGAAGCGGCGCTGGCGCAGTGCGAAGGCGTGCGCGAGTGCGTGGTGGTGGCGAAGGGGCAGGGGGCGGGGACGAAGCGGCTGGTGGCGTACGTGGCGGGCGAAGGCCTGGACGTGGC